GCGAGCCGGATACTTTCCTTCTGACCTGCTCCCAGGTGCCAAGTTGAACCTGGGAGAACTCCTCCAAAACTGGTGCACGGTCAGGGTGGATGGACCAGTGGTTGACATTATGGTTCGGCGGGATGACCTTGGCCGCTGCCACTTCTTGGACCCGGCGAGCCGGCGGTGCCGTATATATGCCTACCGACCGCTGGTCTGCCAGACCTATATCTGCTGTCCAGTCACTTCCCGCGCGGAACGATTGCGGGAAGTGATTGTCAACTGCGGAGAAGACGAACTGGTTCGGCAGTGGCTAACCTGGTCGAAAAAACAGAATTTGCCTTTGATCATCCATGAAGGGGAGCAGCCAGCGGTCGACCCGGCCGACTGGCCGGCCACCGTTTTTGCTGGGAAACGCTTGTATCAAGAGGTCAACCTGCGTGACCTCTGCCCGGCTTCCCTCTGGGCGCAGTTGATCCGTTAACCCTCTAAATCCTCTCCTGTCCTGTAGCTGTCTATTCCGCCCTGACAAAAAGGGAAACCACTTTATATTATAGAATAGTAATAAATATTAAGATGAGGAGAAGGGGGGAGGAACGTGATTACTGCCAGGTGCGCTTTCTGTGGAAAAAAAGAGTCGGTGGCCGAGGACCATAAGGATTATCCGAAACTGTTGACTAACCCCAAAACGGTTTACATTTGCGATTGGTGTAATAACAAGGTGCGTTACGACGCCGAAGAAAATCAGAAACCCAAAAAACCCATGTAAGAGCAAGGTGATTTGCATTGGAAACGATTAGGGTGGTTAATGGTCGCGGTGAAGCTCTGGCGGTGGTTTATCACCCGGGTAGTGGTCGGCCTTCATACATAGTGGTCATGTGCCACGGTTTTCGTGGCAGTAAAGAGGGCGGCGGTCGAGCCACTGAACTGGCTGAGCGGATGAGTCGGTTAGGATATTCAGTTATACGGTTTGATTTCGCGGGAGCCGGCGAAAGCGAAGGTGATTTTGCAGCGATTACTCTGACCCGTCAAATTGAGGACCTTGGTACCATCCTGGACTGGATTGAGACGCAGAACCTAGGAGTTCCCCTGGTGCTGGGACGAAGTTTTGGCGGGAGTACGGTGGCCTGCCGAGCGGCCTTAGATGAGCGAATCAAAGGAATTTGTCTCTGGTCGACGCCGACCGATCTGGGGGAGACATTTTCTCAGGCGCTGGGTGACGCCTACCAGGACTTAGCCGCCGGGCGGACGGTGGTGATCAGGGATGACTATGGTCCCTTTTCTCTCCAACCGAGTTTTGTTAGCGACCTGGCGAAGCACGATGTGCTGAGCGCGATCAGTTTGTTCCAACCCCGACCGGTCCTGATTGTCCACGGTGAACAGGACGAGGTGGTGCCCCTCAAACAGGCACAGGCGGCCTTCGCGGCGGCTGGGGAGCCCAAACAGCTTGTGGTTATCCCCGGGGCCGACCACCGGTTTCTCAAGGATTACCCGCGGGCCTGGGAAGTCACCCTGGAATGGTTCCAGCGTTTCTTTCCCGTCAATGTGGATAAATAGAGTATTGAAGGGTTTGATTTTGTCAATTTGGTCAGTGTAAATTGTGCAGGAATTTGCGGGTTTGTCTTCGACAGTATAAATACCTTACCCCCCAAGATTAGTTGAATCTTTACAGCATGTTACAGGATTTTGCGAAGGAATCGTTATCAGGGGCAGCGAATCTAGAAAAAAATACCAGGATATAGAGGGGGGAAGGAAATAATGGCTAAAGCGCGGTCAGGAAAGAAAACTCTTATTTCCATAGAACCAACTGAAGTACCGATGGCAAATGAACCGGGATTGCCTAGTGAACCAGTATTGAAAAGCGAACCAGCCGCAGAAGCCTTACCGGCGGAGCATGGCCAAGCCCTGCAGGTTTTGGAAAATAAGCTTAAACGGAAGGATGTTCTCTTGCAGGAGCAGCAGAAAAAAATCAGGATCTTGAAGGAGCGGATCGCCCGGCTTGACGAAGAACTTCGGGAGAAAAACCGGGCCATCTGCGGCTATCAGGCCGATCTGGTCGAAGTTAACCGCAGCCAGGAGCAAAAACAGACGGTCATC
The sequence above is a segment of the Bacillota bacterium genome. Coding sequences within it:
- a CDS encoding alpha/beta fold hydrolase, with the translated sequence METIRVVNGRGEALAVVYHPGSGRPSYIVVMCHGFRGSKEGGGRATELAERMSRLGYSVIRFDFAGAGESEGDFAAITLTRQIEDLGTILDWIETQNLGVPLVLGRSFGGSTVACRAALDERIKGICLWSTPTDLGETFSQALGDAYQDLAAGRTVVIRDDYGPFSLQPSFVSDLAKHDVLSAISLFQPRPVLIVHGEQDEVVPLKQAQAAFAAAGEPKQLVVIPGADHRFLKDYPRAWEVTLEWFQRFFPVNVDK
- a CDS encoding YkgJ family cysteine cluster protein gives rise to the protein MNKVVAVPVVFDGRPGYDIMVVDPTASVQDYLDALNGLIEQGLLWRSRNETIMECLGCDRCCQERIPLTVVDLAVWEEAGRAGYFPSDLLPGAKLNLGELLQNWCTVRVDGPVVDIMVRRDDLGRCHFLDPASRRCRIYAYRPLVCQTYICCPVTSRAERLREVIVNCGEDELVRQWLTWSKKQNLPLIIHEGEQPAVDPADWPATVFAGKRLYQEVNLRDLCPASLWAQLIR
- a CDS encoding DUF2197 domain-containing protein, encoding MTARCAFCGKKESVAEDHKDYPKLLTNPKTVYICDWCNNKVRYDAEENQKPKKPM